The following are encoded in a window of Thermoanaerobacterales bacterium genomic DNA:
- the gyrB gene encoding DNA topoisomerase (ATP-hydrolyzing) subunit B translates to MEKNHTGYDAQDIQVLEGLEAVRKRPGMYIGSTGPRGLHHLVYEVVDNSIDEALAGYCDYIEVTIHPDESVTVSDNGRGIPVDIHPQVGRPALEVVLTKLHAGGKFGGGLYKISGGLHGVGVSVVNALSQSLVVEVKRDGHIYRQRFARGVPVSELERLSEAHDTGTTVTFAPDPEIFETTHFEYETVAQRLRELSFLNAGVTIVFRDERTGEEQVFQHAGGIKDYVRYLTAKKETLPPDPVHFEDKRQDVWVEVAFQYVNSDRELIYSYANTIRTIDGGVHEAGFRAALTRVINDYGKKYNLLKNGGFGGEDVREGLTAVISVKVPDPQFEGQTKTKLGNSEVRGIVDNVVSQRLAIYLEENPAVGRRIIDRAVIAARAREAARRARELTKRKSLLESSALPGKLADCSERDPAVSELYIVEGDSAGGSAKQGRDRRFQAILPLRGKILNVEKARQDKILGNEEIRALITAIGTGVSEDFDINKARYHRVTLMTDADVDGAHIRTLLLTFFYRYMRPMIERGYVYIAQPPLYRVKKGKENTYLYSDAELEAYLKEHGGKEISIQRYKGLGEMNPEQLWETTMDPERRTVLQVSIEDAMAAEVLFTTLMGDQVEPRREFIQRHAREVRNLDV, encoded by the coding sequence TTGGAAAAAAACCATACCGGATACGATGCCCAGGATATCCAGGTCCTTGAGGGGCTGGAGGCCGTTCGCAAGCGTCCCGGGATGTACATCGGGTCCACCGGGCCGCGGGGACTGCACCACCTGGTCTACGAGGTGGTCGACAACAGTATCGACGAGGCCCTGGCGGGCTATTGCGACTACATCGAGGTGACCATCCACCCGGATGAATCGGTGACCGTGAGCGACAACGGTCGCGGTATCCCGGTGGACATCCATCCCCAGGTCGGGCGACCGGCCCTGGAGGTCGTGCTCACCAAGCTCCACGCCGGCGGGAAGTTCGGCGGGGGCCTCTACAAGATCTCCGGCGGACTGCACGGCGTGGGCGTCTCGGTGGTCAACGCCCTTTCCCAATCCCTGGTGGTGGAGGTCAAGCGCGACGGGCATATCTACCGTCAGCGCTTCGCCCGGGGCGTGCCGGTTTCGGAACTGGAACGGCTCAGCGAGGCTCACGACACCGGCACCACGGTGACCTTCGCTCCCGACCCGGAGATTTTCGAAACGACCCATTTTGAATACGAAACCGTGGCGCAGCGCCTGCGCGAACTCTCCTTCCTTAACGCCGGGGTGACAATCGTCTTCCGCGACGAGCGGACGGGGGAGGAGCAGGTCTTCCAGCACGCCGGCGGGATCAAGGACTATGTCCGTTACCTGACGGCCAAGAAGGAAACCCTGCCCCCGGACCCGGTGCATTTTGAAGACAAGCGGCAGGACGTCTGGGTCGAAGTCGCCTTCCAGTACGTCAACAGCGACCGGGAGCTGATCTACTCCTACGCCAACACCATCCGCACCATTGACGGCGGGGTCCACGAGGCCGGCTTCCGCGCGGCCCTGACGCGGGTCATCAACGACTACGGCAAGAAGTACAACCTGCTGAAGAACGGGGGTTTCGGCGGGGAAGACGTCCGCGAGGGCCTCACCGCGGTAATCAGCGTCAAGGTCCCCGACCCGCAGTTCGAGGGTCAGACCAAGACCAAGCTGGGCAACAGCGAGGTCCGGGGAATCGTGGACAATGTCGTCTCCCAGCGCCTGGCGATCTACCTGGAGGAGAACCCGGCGGTGGGGCGCCGCATCATCGACCGCGCCGTCATCGCCGCCCGCGCCCGGGAGGCCGCCCGGCGGGCGCGCGAACTGACCAAGCGAAAGAGCCTTCTGGAGTCCAGCGCCCTGCCCGGGAAGCTGGCCGACTGCTCGGAGCGGGACCCGGCGGTGTCCGAATTGTACATCGTCGAGGGCGACTCGGCCGGCGGGTCGGCCAAGCAGGGCCGCGACCGCCGCTTCCAGGCCATCCTGCCCCTGAGGGGCAAGATCCTGAACGTGGAAAAGGCCCGGCAGGACAAGATCCTGGGTAACGAGGAGATCCGGGCCCTGATCACGGCCATCGGCACCGGGGTCAGCGAGGATTTCGACATCAATAAGGCCCGCTACCACCGCGTGACCCTGATGACCGACGCCGACGTCGACGGCGCCCACATCCGTACCCTGCTGCTGACCTTCTTCTACCGCTACATGCGCCCCATGATCGAGCGGGGCTACGTCTATATCGCCCAGCCGCCCCTCTACCGGGTGAAGAAGGGCAAGGAAAACACCTATCTCTACAGCGACGCCGAGCTTGAGGCTTACCTGAAGGAGCACGGCGGCAAGGAGATCAGCATTCAGCGCTACAAAGGCCTCGGCGAGATGAATCCCGAGCAGCTGTGGGAGACGACCATGGACCCCGAACGGCGGACTGTCCTGCAGGTCAGTATCGAGGACGCCATGGCCGCCGAAGTTCTGTTCACTACCCTGATGGGCGACCAGGTCGAGCCGCGGCGGGAGTTCATCCAGCGCCATGCCCGCGAGGTCCGGAACCTGGACGTCTAA
- the recF gene encoding DNA replication and repair protein RecF (All proteins in this family for which functions are known are DNA-binding proteins that assist the filamentation of RecA onto DNA for the initiation of recombination or recombinational repair.), protein MWLEQLEGRDFRNYRTFSLQPHPGLNIVCGRNAQGKSNLIEACYMLLRGFSYRAVRQGEVIAWGARGTEVKGVLHTPAGRVEVAFALGPEGRRSTLAGETVSRSTLGAETGLVLFTPDDLWLIKSGPQYRRRFMDLELGPLRPGYLDDIQAYRRAVAQRNALLRAPAPSKDPSFALWTEQVARYGARVVVTRLEILRRLAPAVAGAYAAWTGAGGGEELGLRYLSAVELAGLTEADVAEALLKALETAYPRDTGSGQTTVGPHRDDLGLTLGGRPARLFASQGQQRSIILALKMAQLNLWRERLGSDPIVLLDDVLYELDEGRQERLLAGLRGRGQAFITVNRDSLAAGYGDRVFYVEEGRILKKGDEG, encoded by the coding sequence TTGTGGCTGGAACAACTCGAGGGCCGGGATTTTCGCAACTATCGTACATTCAGTCTCCAGCCCCACCCCGGTTTAAACATTGTCTGCGGGCGTAACGCCCAGGGGAAATCGAACCTCATCGAGGCCTGCTATATGCTGTTACGCGGCTTTTCCTACCGCGCCGTGCGGCAGGGCGAGGTCATCGCCTGGGGTGCCCGGGGGACCGAGGTTAAGGGGGTGTTGCACACTCCCGCGGGAAGGGTCGAGGTGGCCTTTGCCCTGGGGCCGGAAGGCCGGCGCAGCACCCTTGCCGGGGAGACAGTTTCCCGCAGCACCCTCGGCGCCGAGACCGGCCTTGTCCTCTTTACGCCCGACGACCTCTGGCTGATCAAAAGCGGCCCGCAATACCGGCGCCGCTTCATGGACCTGGAACTGGGCCCCCTGCGGCCCGGCTACCTGGACGACATTCAGGCCTACCGCCGGGCGGTGGCCCAGCGCAACGCGCTGCTGCGCGCCCCGGCGCCGTCGAAAGACCCCTCCTTTGCTCTCTGGACCGAGCAGGTCGCCCGGTACGGCGCCCGGGTCGTCGTAACGCGCCTTGAGATTTTGCGCCGCCTGGCCCCGGCGGTGGCCGGGGCGTACGCCGCCTGGACCGGGGCCGGAGGGGGGGAGGAACTGGGGCTGCGTTACCTGAGCGCAGTCGAACTGGCAGGGCTGACCGAGGCGGACGTGGCGGAGGCCCTGCTGAAGGCGCTGGAGACCGCCTACCCGCGTGACACGGGCAGCGGCCAGACCACGGTCGGTCCCCACCGCGACGACCTGGGCCTGACGCTCGGCGGCCGTCCCGCGCGGCTTTTCGCCTCCCAGGGGCAACAGCGCTCCATCATACTGGCCCTCAAGATGGCCCAGCTGAACCTCTGGCGGGAACGCCTGGGATCGGACCCCATCGTCCTCCTGGACGATGTCCTCTACGAGCTGGACGAGGGGCGCCAGGAAAGGCTGCTGGCCGGCCTGCGCGGCCGGGGACAGGCCTTTATCACCGTAAACCGGGATTCGCTGGCCGCGGGCTACGGCGACAGGGTGTTTTATGTCGAAGAAGGCAGAATTCTGAAGAAAGGGGACGAGGGGTAG
- a CDS encoding DUF370 domain-containing protein has product MFLHLGADVMVSKKDIIAILDLQTRMATPTRDFLRMVRSEGLLETIIEEGERHRSFVITTDRVYISPISCSTLKKRALSGSGSVND; this is encoded by the coding sequence ATGTTCTTGCATTTAGGGGCCGACGTGATGGTTTCCAAGAAGGATATCATCGCCATCCTGGACCTGCAGACGAGGATGGCCACGCCGACGCGTGATTTTCTCCGCATGGTTCGCAGCGAGGGACTTCTGGAAACAATTATAGAAGAGGGGGAAAGGCATCGCTCCTTCGTCATTACAACCGACCGCGTTTACATTTCCCCGATTTCCTGCAGCACCTTGAAAAAGCGTGCTCTTTCCGGCTCGGGGAGCGTTAATGACTAA